A window from Cyprinus carpio isolate SPL01 chromosome A11, ASM1834038v1, whole genome shotgun sequence encodes these proteins:
- the spoplb gene encoding speckle-type POZ protein-like B — translation MSRVPTPPPPGEMTSGPVAESWCYTQVKVVKFSYMWTINNFSFCREEMGEVVRSSTFSSGPNDKMKWCLRVNPKGLDDESKDYLSLYLLLVSCPKSEVRAKFKFSLLNAKREETKAMESQRAYRFVQGKDWGFKKFIRRDFLLDEANGLLPDDKLTLFCEVSVVQDSVNISGQSNTNMLKVPECQLSDDLGNLWEGSRFTDCSLFVGGQEFKAHKSILAARSPVFNAMFEHKMEESKKNRVDISDVEPDVFREMMVFIYTGKAPNLEKMADNLLAAADKYALERLKVLCEEALCNSLSVENVADILILADLHSAEQLKAQAIDFINRCSVLRQLGCKDGKNWNSNHAADIMETAGWKAMIQSHPHLVAEAFRALASAQCTPFGLPRKRLKQS, via the exons ATGTCGCGGGTTCCCACACCCCCTCCCCCAGGGGAAATGACATCCGGACCTGTGGCAGAAAGCTGGTGTTATACACAG gtgAAAGTCGTGAAGTTTTCTTACATGTGGACGATTAACAACTTCAGCTTCTGTCGGGAGGAGATGGGAGAAGTCGTGAGGAGCTCGACGTTCTCCTCAGGGCCCAACGACAAGATGAAATG gtGTTTGCGAGTGAACCCAAAGGGACTGGACGATGAGAGTAAAGATTATCTCTCTCTGTACTTATTGCTTGTCAGTTGCCCAAAAAGTGAAGTGAGAGCAAAGTTCAAGTTTTCTTTACTGAACGCCAAAAGAGAAGAAACTAAAGCCATGG AAAGCCAAAGAGCCTACCGCTTCGTCCAGGGTAAAGACTGGGGCTTCAAGAAGTTCATCAGGAGAGATTTCTTGCTGGACGAAGCTAACGGACTTCTTCCTGATGACAAGCTCACTCTGTTCTGCGAG GTAAGTGTGGTCCAGGACTCTGTAAACATCTCTGGCCAGTCGAACACAAACATGCTGAAGGTTCCGGAGTGTCAGCTTTCTGATGACCTGGGTAACCTGTGGGAAGGCTCCAGGTTCACAGACTGCAGCTTGTTCGTGGGAGGGCAAGAGTTCAAAGCGCACAAATCCATACTGGCAG CGAGGTCGCCAGTATTCAATGCCATGTTTGAACACAAAATGGAGGAGAGTAAAAAA AACCGTGTGGACATCAGCGATGTGGAACCGGATGTATTTAGGGAAATGATGGTATTTATTTACACTGGTAAAGCTCCTAACCTGGAGAAAATGGCCGACAACCTGTTAGCTGCTGCAGACAAG tATGCTCTGGAAAGATTAAAGGTTTTATGTGAGGAGGCTCTCTGTAACAGTTTATCTGTAGAGAATGTGGCTGACATCCTCATTCTGGCTGACCTGCACAGCGCAGAGCAGCTTAAAGCACAAGCCATAGACTTCATTAATAG ATGCAGTGTTCTCAGACAGCTGGGCTGTAAAGATGGGAAGAACTGGAATAGCAA CCATGCTGCAGACATAATGGAGACCGCAGGTTGGAAAGCGATGATTCAGTCCCATCCTCATTTAGTGGCCGAGGCTTTCCGGGCTCTTGCTTCAGCCCAGTGCACCCCTTTCGGTCTGCCTAGGAAACGGCTAAAACAGTCTTGA
- the LOC109098596 gene encoding neurexophilin-2-like, giving the protein MKMCQCYSALLMICLHMVTCGAELRAAVSPLGLGESDKEESVSPYGSHSGILKSLRLFSHMSQSNSQSRETAQDLGALDLWAWLSNHTDTEGTLSRAKRRPYVKTGKFKKMFGWGDFHSNIKTVKLNLLITGKIVDHGNGTFSVYFRHNSTGLGNVSVSLVPPSKAVDFEITQQETIDVPKDNKAFNCRVEYEKTDRSKRTSVCSDFPNRVCFQEQTQSHVSWLCSKPFKVICIYIDFFSADYKLVQKVCPDYNYHSDTPYTSVG; this is encoded by the exons ATGAAGATGTGCCAGTGTTATTCTGCCCTGCTTATGATCTGCTTGCACATG gtgacATGTGGAGCAGAGCTCAGAGCAGCTGTGTCTCCTCTGGGTTTGGGAGAGAGTGATAAGGAGGAAAGCGTCTCTCCTTACGGCTCTCATTCAGGCATTCTCAAATCCCTGCGGCTTTTCTCCCACATGTCCCAATCTAACAGCCAGAGCCGTGAAACTGCTCAGGACCTTGGGGCACTGGATCTGTGGGCTTGGTTATCCAACCACACTGATACCGAAGGAACCCTCTCGAGGGCCAAACGTCGTCCCTATGTGAAAACTGGCAAGTTTAAGAAGATGTTTGGCTGGGGCGACTTCCATTCGAACATCAAAACGGTCAAGCTAAACCTTCTCATTACTGGGAAAATTGTTGACCATGGCAACGGAACCTTTAGTGTCTATTTCCGCCACAATTCCACCGGCTTGGGCAACGTGTCCGTCAGCCTGGTCCCACCCTCCAAGGCTGTCGATTTTGAGATCACTCAACAGGAAACCATAGATGTACCTAAAGACAATAAGGCCTTCAATTGTCGAGTGGAATATGAGAAGACGGACCGCAGCAAGAGGACGTCCGTTTGCAGTGACTTCCCGAACAGGGTATGTTTCCAGGAACAGACCCAAAGCCATGTGTCTTGGCTTTGCTCCAAGCCCTTCAAGGTCATCTGCATCTACATTGACTTCTTCAGTGCAGACTACAAGCTCGTACAGAAGGTCTGCCCAGACTACAACTACCACAGTGACACTCCCTATACCTCTGTGGGATAG
- the LOC109098576 gene encoding uncharacterized protein LOC109098576 isoform X4 gives MKLRRKTVLRSRRLQQQEHVKDSVVLSDTDSSVEDIKDNVSVICDMKRPVRKSRAGASCRARKDYERQLSDVEPQHGAVQKISLAPDAIAEDTLGKLRLRANTSETKTEVESRGELESVLDESSTDLTVESGPSSPSCHVYTVRCRECQRLFAKMRKQPTPKQKSKDTSKHFRCAVYRNETLRDPASLSCDVWVLLKKWHPQRRHHREKGLLWTSLSRIRKLLAGGSDSSVINTAQANCSRPHVFQQRNLRRCKDLLSIQTNLSINKAKPRHRKRSRSVVWPPIAGWQSSVKRKPSLNSTLSQQLYPLDLSVKQKDKLLVDDKISRLNADLKQNSEVSSKQRTTNVRGKSNKQEVSDGIDGTRRVLKFDDTTKTVAVETAEQRKSPRQKHKRGEIREAQNGFQNEQQEEISEDLDGFRTPTDLFSVKPKIKRGNQKKVSASGVTKPAVQKPNFMSMLSTLVKNQNQIIKESCK, from the exons ATGAAACTGCGGCGCAAGACAGTCCTGAGAAGCAGAAGGCTTCAACAGCAAGAGCATGTGAAGGACTCTGTGGTGCTGAGTGACACTGACTCTAGTGTGGAGGATATAAAAGACAATGTGTCTGTTATTTGTGATATGAAGCGGCCAGTAAGGAAGAGTAGAGCTGGTGCATCATGTCGAGCGAGAAAAGATTATGAGAGACAGCTTTCTGATGTGGAACCACAACATGGAGCGGTTCAGAAGATCTCCCTGGCTCCAGATGCAATCGCTGAGGACACTCTAGGGAAACTCAGGCTGAGGGCTAACACCTCTGAGACCAAGACTGAGGTTGAGTCTCGAGGAGAGCTTGAGTCTGTTTTGGACGAATCCAGTACCGATCTCACGGTGGAATCGGGTCCCAGCTCGCCCTCTTGTCATGTTTATACTGTAAGATGCAGAGAATGCCAGAGACTTTTCGCAAAGATGAGAAAACAGCCGACCCCAAAACAGAAAAGCAAAGATACAAGTAAACATTTCAGATGTGCTGTTTATAGAAATGAGACTCTGAGAg ATCCAGCATCTTTATCTTGTGATGTGTGGGTTCTGCTTAAGAAGTGGCACCCTCAGAGACGCCACCATCGGGAGAAGGG ATTATTGTGGACAAGCCTGAGTCGGATCAGGAAGCTGTTAGCAGGAGGCTCTGATTCTTCAGTCATCAACACAGCTCAAGCAAACTGCTCCAGACCTCATGTGTTTCAGCAGAG aaatttgcGTCGCTGCAAGGATCTGCTCTCCATTCAGACCAACCTGTCCATTAACAAAGCCAAACCACGGCATCGTAAGAGGTCACGATCTGTGGTCTGGCCGCCCATCGCTGGCTGGCAGTCTTCTGTGAAAAGGAAGCCTTCCTTGAACAGCACATTATCTCAGCAGCTTTATCCACTCGACCTTAGTGTGAAGCAGAAGGACAAACTTCTTGTAGATGACAAGATTTCAAGATTAAATGCAGATTTGAAGCAGAACTCAGAGGTCTCTAGCAAACAGAGGACGACTAATGTCCGGGGTAAATCGAACAAGCAGGAAGTGTCTGATGGCATAGACGGAACGCGGCGGGTGCTGAAGTTTGATGACACCACTAAAACTGTTGCTGTGGAAACAGCGGAACAGAGGAAAAGCCCTCGGCAGAAGCACAAACGTGGAGAGATTCGTGAAGCTCAGAATGGTTTCCAGAATGAGCAGCAGGAAGAGATTTCTGAGGATTTGGATGGGTTCAGGACACCCACAGATCTGTTCAGCGTGAAGCCCAAGATTAAACGAGGGAACCAGAAGAAAGTGTCTGCGTCTGGTGTTACAAAACCTGCCGTACAGAAGCCCAACTTCATGTCAATGTTATCCACACTGGTGAAGAATCAGAACCAGATTATTAAGGAATCCTGCAAATGA
- the LOC109098576 gene encoding uncharacterized protein LOC109098576 isoform X3 yields the protein MDMLDMVLQQTDCRHSEREAYYYYLTDFPPRQETGCYSEVNILVLSEVTTKSVSMKLRRKTVLRSRRLQQQEHVKDSVVLSDTDSSVEDIKDNVSVICDMKRPVRKSRAGASCRARKDYERQLSDVEPQHGAVQKISLAPDAIAEDTLGKLRLRANTSETKTEVESRGELESVLDESSTDLTVESGPSSPSCHVYTVRCRECQRLFAKMRKQPTPKQKSKDTNPASLSCDVWVLLKKWHPQRRHHREKGLLWTSLSRIRKLLAGGSDSSVINTAQANCSRPHVFQQRNLRRCKDLLSIQTNLSINKAKPRHRKRSRSVVWPPIAGWQSSVKRKPSLNSTLSQQLYPLDLSVKQKDKLLVDDKISRLNADLKQNSEVSSKQRTTNVRGKSNKQEVSDGIDGTRRVLKFDDTTKTVAVETAEQRKSPRQKHKRGEIREAQNGFQNEQQEEISEDLDGFRTPTDLFSVKPKIKRGNQKKVSASGVTKPAVQKPNFMSMLSTLVKNQNQIIKESCK from the exons ATGGACATGTTGGACATGGTATTACAACAAACAGACTGTCGACATTCCGAGAGAGA GGCATATTACTACTACCTCACTGACTTTCCTCCAAGACAAGAGACAGGATGCTACAGTGAG GTGAATATCTTGGTTCTCAGTGAGGTTACTACCAAATCTGTCTCTATGAAACTGCGGCGCAAGACAGTCCTGAGAAGCAGAAGGCTTCAACAGCAAGAGCATGTGAAGGACTCTGTGGTGCTGAGTGACACTGACTCTAGTGTGGAGGATATAAAAGACAATGTGTCTGTTATTTGTGATATGAAGCGGCCAGTAAGGAAGAGTAGAGCTGGTGCATCATGTCGAGCGAGAAAAGATTATGAGAGACAGCTTTCTGATGTGGAACCACAACATGGAGCGGTTCAGAAGATCTCCCTGGCTCCAGATGCAATCGCTGAGGACACTCTAGGGAAACTCAGGCTGAGGGCTAACACCTCTGAGACCAAGACTGAGGTTGAGTCTCGAGGAGAGCTTGAGTCTGTTTTGGACGAATCCAGTACCGATCTCACGGTGGAATCGGGTCCCAGCTCGCCCTCTTGTCATGTTTATACTGTAAGATGCAGAGAATGCCAGAGACTTTTCGCAAAGATGAGAAAACAGCCGACCCCAAAACAGAAAAGCAAAGATACAA ATCCAGCATCTTTATCTTGTGATGTGTGGGTTCTGCTTAAGAAGTGGCACCCTCAGAGACGCCACCATCGGGAGAAGGG ATTATTGTGGACAAGCCTGAGTCGGATCAGGAAGCTGTTAGCAGGAGGCTCTGATTCTTCAGTCATCAACACAGCTCAAGCAAACTGCTCCAGACCTCATGTGTTTCAGCAGAG aaatttgcGTCGCTGCAAGGATCTGCTCTCCATTCAGACCAACCTGTCCATTAACAAAGCCAAACCACGGCATCGTAAGAGGTCACGATCTGTGGTCTGGCCGCCCATCGCTGGCTGGCAGTCTTCTGTGAAAAGGAAGCCTTCCTTGAACAGCACATTATCTCAGCAGCTTTATCCACTCGACCTTAGTGTGAAGCAGAAGGACAAACTTCTTGTAGATGACAAGATTTCAAGATTAAATGCAGATTTGAAGCAGAACTCAGAGGTCTCTAGCAAACAGAGGACGACTAATGTCCGGGGTAAATCGAACAAGCAGGAAGTGTCTGATGGCATAGACGGAACGCGGCGGGTGCTGAAGTTTGATGACACCACTAAAACTGTTGCTGTGGAAACAGCGGAACAGAGGAAAAGCCCTCGGCAGAAGCACAAACGTGGAGAGATTCGTGAAGCTCAGAATGGTTTCCAGAATGAGCAGCAGGAAGAGATTTCTGAGGATTTGGATGGGTTCAGGACACCCACAGATCTGTTCAGCGTGAAGCCCAAGATTAAACGAGGGAACCAGAAGAAAGTGTCTGCGTCTGGTGTTACAAAACCTGCCGTACAGAAGCCCAACTTCATGTCAATGTTATCCACACTGGTGAAGAATCAGAACCAGATTATTAAGGAATCCTGCAAATGA
- the LOC109098576 gene encoding uncharacterized protein LOC109098576 isoform X2, protein MAALAELQFPVDGSQVSRVSGGSTVIAREQHSCTEVNILVLSEVTTKSVSMKLRRKTVLRSRRLQQQEHVKDSVVLSDTDSSVEDIKDNVSVICDMKRPVRKSRAGASCRARKDYERQLSDVEPQHGAVQKISLAPDAIAEDTLGKLRLRANTSETKTEVESRGELESVLDESSTDLTVESGPSSPSCHVYTVRCRECQRLFAKMRKQPTPKQKSKDTSKHFRCAVYRNETLRDPASLSCDVWVLLKKWHPQRRHHREKGLLWTSLSRIRKLLAGGSDSSVINTAQANCSRPHVFQQRNLRRCKDLLSIQTNLSINKAKPRHRKRSRSVVWPPIAGWQSSVKRKPSLNSTLSQQLYPLDLSVKQKDKLLVDDKISRLNADLKQNSEVSSKQRTTNVRGKSNKQEVSDGIDGTRRVLKFDDTTKTVAVETAEQRKSPRQKHKRGEIREAQNGFQNEQQEEISEDLDGFRTPTDLFSVKPKIKRGNQKKVSASGVTKPAVQKPNFMSMLSTLVKNQNQIIKESCK, encoded by the exons ATGGCTGCTCTGGCTGAACTACAGTTTCCGGTTGATGGCAGCCAGGTCTCGCGAGTCTCTGGCGGCTCAACAGTGATCGCGCGTGAACAGCACAGCTGTACTGAG GTGAATATCTTGGTTCTCAGTGAGGTTACTACCAAATCTGTCTCTATGAAACTGCGGCGCAAGACAGTCCTGAGAAGCAGAAGGCTTCAACAGCAAGAGCATGTGAAGGACTCTGTGGTGCTGAGTGACACTGACTCTAGTGTGGAGGATATAAAAGACAATGTGTCTGTTATTTGTGATATGAAGCGGCCAGTAAGGAAGAGTAGAGCTGGTGCATCATGTCGAGCGAGAAAAGATTATGAGAGACAGCTTTCTGATGTGGAACCACAACATGGAGCGGTTCAGAAGATCTCCCTGGCTCCAGATGCAATCGCTGAGGACACTCTAGGGAAACTCAGGCTGAGGGCTAACACCTCTGAGACCAAGACTGAGGTTGAGTCTCGAGGAGAGCTTGAGTCTGTTTTGGACGAATCCAGTACCGATCTCACGGTGGAATCGGGTCCCAGCTCGCCCTCTTGTCATGTTTATACTGTAAGATGCAGAGAATGCCAGAGACTTTTCGCAAAGATGAGAAAACAGCCGACCCCAAAACAGAAAAGCAAAGATACAAGTAAACATTTCAGATGTGCTGTTTATAGAAATGAGACTCTGAGAg ATCCAGCATCTTTATCTTGTGATGTGTGGGTTCTGCTTAAGAAGTGGCACCCTCAGAGACGCCACCATCGGGAGAAGGG ATTATTGTGGACAAGCCTGAGTCGGATCAGGAAGCTGTTAGCAGGAGGCTCTGATTCTTCAGTCATCAACACAGCTCAAGCAAACTGCTCCAGACCTCATGTGTTTCAGCAGAG aaatttgcGTCGCTGCAAGGATCTGCTCTCCATTCAGACCAACCTGTCCATTAACAAAGCCAAACCACGGCATCGTAAGAGGTCACGATCTGTGGTCTGGCCGCCCATCGCTGGCTGGCAGTCTTCTGTGAAAAGGAAGCCTTCCTTGAACAGCACATTATCTCAGCAGCTTTATCCACTCGACCTTAGTGTGAAGCAGAAGGACAAACTTCTTGTAGATGACAAGATTTCAAGATTAAATGCAGATTTGAAGCAGAACTCAGAGGTCTCTAGCAAACAGAGGACGACTAATGTCCGGGGTAAATCGAACAAGCAGGAAGTGTCTGATGGCATAGACGGAACGCGGCGGGTGCTGAAGTTTGATGACACCACTAAAACTGTTGCTGTGGAAACAGCGGAACAGAGGAAAAGCCCTCGGCAGAAGCACAAACGTGGAGAGATTCGTGAAGCTCAGAATGGTTTCCAGAATGAGCAGCAGGAAGAGATTTCTGAGGATTTGGATGGGTTCAGGACACCCACAGATCTGTTCAGCGTGAAGCCCAAGATTAAACGAGGGAACCAGAAGAAAGTGTCTGCGTCTGGTGTTACAAAACCTGCCGTACAGAAGCCCAACTTCATGTCAATGTTATCCACACTGGTGAAGAATCAGAACCAGATTATTAAGGAATCCTGCAAATGA
- the LOC109098576 gene encoding uncharacterized protein LOC109098576 isoform X1, translating into MDMLDMVLQQTDCRHSEREAYYYYLTDFPPRQETGCYSEVNILVLSEVTTKSVSMKLRRKTVLRSRRLQQQEHVKDSVVLSDTDSSVEDIKDNVSVICDMKRPVRKSRAGASCRARKDYERQLSDVEPQHGAVQKISLAPDAIAEDTLGKLRLRANTSETKTEVESRGELESVLDESSTDLTVESGPSSPSCHVYTVRCRECQRLFAKMRKQPTPKQKSKDTSKHFRCAVYRNETLRDPASLSCDVWVLLKKWHPQRRHHREKGLLWTSLSRIRKLLAGGSDSSVINTAQANCSRPHVFQQRNLRRCKDLLSIQTNLSINKAKPRHRKRSRSVVWPPIAGWQSSVKRKPSLNSTLSQQLYPLDLSVKQKDKLLVDDKISRLNADLKQNSEVSSKQRTTNVRGKSNKQEVSDGIDGTRRVLKFDDTTKTVAVETAEQRKSPRQKHKRGEIREAQNGFQNEQQEEISEDLDGFRTPTDLFSVKPKIKRGNQKKVSASGVTKPAVQKPNFMSMLSTLVKNQNQIIKESCK; encoded by the exons ATGGACATGTTGGACATGGTATTACAACAAACAGACTGTCGACATTCCGAGAGAGA GGCATATTACTACTACCTCACTGACTTTCCTCCAAGACAAGAGACAGGATGCTACAGTGAG GTGAATATCTTGGTTCTCAGTGAGGTTACTACCAAATCTGTCTCTATGAAACTGCGGCGCAAGACAGTCCTGAGAAGCAGAAGGCTTCAACAGCAAGAGCATGTGAAGGACTCTGTGGTGCTGAGTGACACTGACTCTAGTGTGGAGGATATAAAAGACAATGTGTCTGTTATTTGTGATATGAAGCGGCCAGTAAGGAAGAGTAGAGCTGGTGCATCATGTCGAGCGAGAAAAGATTATGAGAGACAGCTTTCTGATGTGGAACCACAACATGGAGCGGTTCAGAAGATCTCCCTGGCTCCAGATGCAATCGCTGAGGACACTCTAGGGAAACTCAGGCTGAGGGCTAACACCTCTGAGACCAAGACTGAGGTTGAGTCTCGAGGAGAGCTTGAGTCTGTTTTGGACGAATCCAGTACCGATCTCACGGTGGAATCGGGTCCCAGCTCGCCCTCTTGTCATGTTTATACTGTAAGATGCAGAGAATGCCAGAGACTTTTCGCAAAGATGAGAAAACAGCCGACCCCAAAACAGAAAAGCAAAGATACAAGTAAACATTTCAGATGTGCTGTTTATAGAAATGAGACTCTGAGAg ATCCAGCATCTTTATCTTGTGATGTGTGGGTTCTGCTTAAGAAGTGGCACCCTCAGAGACGCCACCATCGGGAGAAGGG ATTATTGTGGACAAGCCTGAGTCGGATCAGGAAGCTGTTAGCAGGAGGCTCTGATTCTTCAGTCATCAACACAGCTCAAGCAAACTGCTCCAGACCTCATGTGTTTCAGCAGAG aaatttgcGTCGCTGCAAGGATCTGCTCTCCATTCAGACCAACCTGTCCATTAACAAAGCCAAACCACGGCATCGTAAGAGGTCACGATCTGTGGTCTGGCCGCCCATCGCTGGCTGGCAGTCTTCTGTGAAAAGGAAGCCTTCCTTGAACAGCACATTATCTCAGCAGCTTTATCCACTCGACCTTAGTGTGAAGCAGAAGGACAAACTTCTTGTAGATGACAAGATTTCAAGATTAAATGCAGATTTGAAGCAGAACTCAGAGGTCTCTAGCAAACAGAGGACGACTAATGTCCGGGGTAAATCGAACAAGCAGGAAGTGTCTGATGGCATAGACGGAACGCGGCGGGTGCTGAAGTTTGATGACACCACTAAAACTGTTGCTGTGGAAACAGCGGAACAGAGGAAAAGCCCTCGGCAGAAGCACAAACGTGGAGAGATTCGTGAAGCTCAGAATGGTTTCCAGAATGAGCAGCAGGAAGAGATTTCTGAGGATTTGGATGGGTTCAGGACACCCACAGATCTGTTCAGCGTGAAGCCCAAGATTAAACGAGGGAACCAGAAGAAAGTGTCTGCGTCTGGTGTTACAAAACCTGCCGTACAGAAGCCCAACTTCATGTCAATGTTATCCACACTGGTGAAGAATCAGAACCAGATTATTAAGGAATCCTGCAAATGA